GTGTGAGGGCGGCTGAGTAGGCGGGTGCGTGGTGAGAGCCGCAatagtggaggaggagggtggcgcgtccacgtgctgctgctgccaccgcgacAACTCattctttttccctctctctgtctctctgtctctctcgatCCCCCTATTTTTTCCACTACTGTGGGTGCGCGCTCGCCGTCTCTGTGGTTTCCTCTCCTACAGGCATAAGCACACCGAGCTGgtgattgtgtgtgtgtgtgtgtgtggtNNNNNNNNNNNNNNNNNNNNNNNNNNNNNNNNNNNNNNNNNNNNNNNNNNNNNNNNNNNNNNNNNNNNNNNNNNNNNNNNNNNNNNNNNNNNNNNNNNNNattgtgtgtgtgtgtgtgtgtggtgcgtctctctctccttcccccctccccctctctcactttcctctttttgttttctttcctATTTTGACctccctttttgtttctcttcttttttttcgctctctctcgctattGCCCCTCTCGGATCAGCCGCCGTGaatccacccacccacccaccctctccccccctcactctcaagcccccccccctcccccccttcctccctccccagcATAGAGACACACGCCCCATAAGCACATCCACATCCACAAACTCGCGTTTTCCTCTGCACATActcgtgcagcaccgccagctccGACACCTTCTCGCTGTGTGTCCATGCCTGCCGCTTCCTGTGGCGTGGGAGTGACGTTGGGCTGTGCCCACGCCTTCAACTTCGCCCAACGTCACTCCCACGCCACAGGAAGcggcacggagagagaatgaaCTTGTGAGGTGGGATGATGGGCCCAGGAaaaggggtggtggcggtggaggggacCCAGGGAACTTTGAAGCGCGAGACAGTGGCACTTCTACTGctgctcttcgctctctttcccctcgctcgggagtgtgtgtgtgtgtggcagcgGGTGCGACTGTGTGTAGCACACGcattgctctctctctctctctcctctatACATTactgcctgtctgtctgtgcgtgtgtgtgtgtgtgtgtgtgtgcctctctgtgtggtaAAGGCGTGTGTGGTAAAAAGTAGAAGCAAAGCAACGGCGCCCTCTCTAACTCGCCTTCACATTCATTTTATGTGtctctgccccctctctcccccctcctctcgctctgcccCACATCCCAACCAGCCAAGGCGGTGCACGTGCatctgcgtgggtgtgtatgtcttTAGGGTAGAGCAGAAGTGCGCTCTCTGGACAGGGACGCCAGTTGGAGACCTCCTGgcgccgccccaccccctcgaCTGCCGTtgttcctccacctccacctcgacgCCTACGCCGTGGCGTGTACGCACGCATGCCTGTGTGCGCAATCGACGTGTGCCTTcatccttccccccctctctgtcgccATATCATCTGACTCAGTACAGTCCTGTGGAGGCGATCAACCACCGGCCTCTCATCCTTCGCTCCCCACACcgcctcacctcacctccaTACACGCCCACTCGAACCCGACATCGTATGTCCGCCAACGTGCTTGCGTACCGTCCACTGGGCGGGCCGGTGAGCGCCATCGCGTATCGCATTGCCATGCGCGACGGCTACACAATACCACAGCTCGGCTTTGGCACGTATCGCATGCCCGCCTCGGAGGCCACTGATGCCGTCGCTTTTGCGCTTTCCTGCGGCTACCGCCACGTGGACTGCGCCAAGGCATACGGCAACGAGGCCGCCGTCGGGGCGGCGCTCgcacaggcgctgcgcgacagGCGCACCCGTCGTGAGGACCTCTTCGTTACGTCGAAGCTGTGGCCGACGGACCAGCACCCCGACCACGTCGAGGCTGCCTGCCGCGCCACCCTCGCCGCACTGCGGCTCGACTACCTCGATCTGTATCTCATCCACTGGCCTGTGTGCCTGCGGCACACGCCGCATTGGACCACCGACGAGGACCGCTACCCCCGTCACCCCGACGGTACCCCCGCCATTGACACCTCCGTGACGCTTCTAGACACGTGGACGGCCATGAGCCGTCTGGTCGACTGTGGGCTGGTGAAGTCGATTGGGCTGGCcaactgcaccaccgcccacgTGAATGACCTTGCGAgggcggccgcagcggccgagCTCCCCCACTTGCCCGTCCTAAACCAAGTCGAGCACCACCCCGGTATTGTGGACGGCGATCTGGTAGGCTGCCTCGGCTTCCACGACATGCTACTGGCGGCCTACTGCCCACTCGGCATGCCGACTCGCGACACCCCGCCGGGCTTTCAGTCCCTTCTGGACGACCCCGTGGTGCAGTCGCTTGGGGAGTTCAGCGGCTTCAGCCCGGCGCGAATTTTGTTGAACTGGAGCGTCGACCGCAGCAACGTCGTGATCGTGAAATCCACCAACCGGGAGCACATCAAGTCTAATGCCAAGGCAGCGCGCTTTGCACTCGATGACCGCACGCGATTGGTGCTGGACAACTACCACCTCCTCGTGCGGAACTTCCGCGTCATGAACCCGGCGCATTTTAGCGCCGACGGCACGACGCCGTTCTTCGCAGCCGAAgatgcgcgcctgcagcgtgATATTGACGCCCGTAGGCTGAAGACAGgctcgacgacggcgccgcccaCGCCGCCATCTTGaccgagagggaggggggtacaTCCCCACAGatatgcgcgtgtgcgtgcgtctctgcgtTCGAAGTAGATGAATTTAccgagcgtgtgtgtgtgtgtgtgtttgtgtgcttCACAGAGTTTCTCCAAATGTCTTCGTccgtgcccccctccctccctgcctctctctctctctctgtgtgtaccCATACGCAGACACCTCTACACGCCCGTCTTCGCTTTCCATCTTCTCTAGCTGCTGTGCACTGCGATTCAGCGTGGCGACTGGTGCCCTAACACTTCGTGCGACGCTCCCAGGGGATCGTGGTGGTAACGATAATgatgcgtgcgcgtgcgtgcgtctttCCTCGACACCTGTGCCTTCTCCTGCTTcatctttctttctctcgccgtTCTCGGCGTGATAAGGCCACCTATAGGCGTGCATCCCATTCCGCCCCCatttcctctctcgcgcctACGCTGTGCACCAATATGGGGACGTGCAAGATAGACATCAAGAGGGTGAAGGACGTGTCAGAGGCGACGGCGCTCGTGTTAGACTGGTTCGAGCGGCACAACAAGCCAGCCACACCGCAGTCGCTGACGGATGCGCTGGGCAGCCGCGTGGCCAAGCCGCTCCTACAGCGGATtttggagcagctgcacaccgaAGAAAAGCTTCACGTGAAGGACATGAAGAAGATTCGCTTCTACTacctgcgcgtgctgccgctgttgcatCCCGACGGGGCCACCACAATCCAGCAGCACGGCGAGCCCGAGGACGAGGCAGCCATCGCAATCGGCGAAGGCGACATGGCTAGCGCACCAGAGGTCGGCGCCGGGACAGAGGTGTGTGAGGGATTACCAGCAGAtgcgcgtgcggcgctgcttcgcgcTGTGGGCATCTCCGCCGTGCAGCTTTCAGAGAGGAGTCGCCGCCTCGCTCGCTGGTGTGAGTGGCCGTCGTCGACGGAGCGAGCAGCCAAGTGCACAGATCTTGCGCGCGTCGTCTGTGAGCTTAGGGACGGCCTCGAGCGCCTCCAGTCGAGGCACGCCGAGGAGTCCGCCGAAGCGCACAGTAACGGCTCATGGGCATGGTGCGCGCATCGTGCGGTGTGCCGGTACCGGCGCGCTCGGCGTCACTGGGTGCAGCGCAAGGACTGGGCCATGCGCTTGTTGGAGGCAACGGCGGGGGATGCGCACACCCCTGTAGAGGCCGCGGCGCTCTTGGGCTGCACGACGGATGAAGATGCAGGTGTCTCCTTTGAGGatacggcggtggtgctgccggtTTCGCTCCTGCGCGAGCCGGGTCTCTCGCAACGCTGGTAGTGTGAGAAGAagagcccccctcccccctccccctcagcttctgcttcagcttctcttttcctcctcgccgcgTAACGGCTCCTGCTACGCtgacttctgctgctgcattgtGCCCGCAAACCTCAAAAggcttctcccccctccctcccctctcttacGCCTCATCAAcggggagaggtgggggagcggaagggggagggctcTGTCGCTGTGTGCTGTCCGCAAGTGCAGAGATGCCTCCGTGTGTTTTCTGCGGCCTTTCCACAACACGCGCACGCCCTCTCTCATTGCCCTCGCACGTGTGTCTTCCCCGTCTGCTTGTCCCCGCCTActcaccccccctccaccaATGCTACTGGTTCTCGCTTCTGCACTTACCCACACCTCTGTAGAATGCTGGTGTGCTAACTTATTGGGCAAGAGAGGCACATTTTACACTGAAGGTGCTCAtctgccttcccccccttttttatCACTTTACCCGCTCATCATCGCTGCACTCGTCCGCCTTGTCCTCCCGCTCCCGACTCCTGTGGGGAGTACCCGTCACCCCTATTTGGCATGCATGGCGAGTGAGGCGTCTATGTCTgtcgacggcgaggaggccgtgccgctgccggagcgtttccagcagctgcgtcaccGCCTCCATGGCCACTGGGGCACCTCCGCCGAGGCAGACCTCTTGGAGGCGATGCAGGAGTTGCACACGTGTCTCGTTGCTCGCAGTGCACAGACGCACCGACGAGTCGAGGAGCTCAGCCAgcgtgccaccgctgcccagGTGTCTCTCGCCAACGCGCTCAACTCGCTGAAGCTTCTTTCTCAGCAGCAGTtcgtgcagcaccgcatcgccACGGAGGATCTccagctgcgacagcgcgcagctgcggagtcggacagcgaggaggcggacgacGGGAGCAGCGACGGAACGGCAAGCGCCAACCAGGACCTCGCCCCTGGGCTACCCGCTTACGCgacgagggaggcggcggtgcgtcgtCGCATGCACACCTATGTGAAGAAGTGCATGGAGTCGCTTGCAGAGGAGGGCGTGCGGGTGCCGTTCTGCCCCTACGATGTCGCGGAGTTGGCGGCGGAGAGCCCATATTCCCACCGTCGCCTGTGCGGGCTTATAGGCACACCGGCATTCCTGTACGATGTGGACATCGGGTGCCGGCGGGGAGAGGATGGCCTGAACGGGGCGGGGGTGAAGCAGCACCAGTCGCCTCCGTCGCAGCCCGTCTGCCcccccgccgctgctcctcctgccgctgtTATTGGACTTCCGTCTGCTCCGGCTAAGCCCCTCTCTTTAccaagcgctgcagcgacaacTTTCGTGACGTCGCCGCACGCGACAGCCGCAAGCGCATCCGCCGCACCTACAGCGAAGGCGGTACCGGCGAAGGACGCGGCCGTGTCGAagaaggagcggcggcgggcgttgttcagctcctcctcgtcctctgcaTCGTCATCGGCCTCACCGTCTGCTGCcccggcgccgtcgcctccgccactAGGAAAGCGTAGAGCTGCCGTACCGGCGCGTCCGCTGAAGTCCGCTCCGGTCAAGAAGGGTGTGCGCAACTTATTtggctcttcttcttccaccgtcagcagcagtagcatTGTCAGTGGTCGCGCTGAGGCAGCGGATCGCCCGGTGGACTCTCCGACGTCGTCATACCTCTCGTCCGGTGACGACTCGAgaccaccgccggcggcggtATACAAGTCCAGCAACTCGTCGACACCGCCTCGTGCCGCTTCAACCTCGCTGCACTCTTCTCGAGTTTCATCGGCGTCGTCTGCTGCACTGACGTCGCCACCCTCCAAGTTGACACCGACGCTttcggctgctgccacccCAGCGCTATCATCAGTGCCCCCGCCACCGTCCTCTttagcagcagcgccggagGCTTTTGCGCttccactgccgcctcctcccccgcctgCGGCCGCAACGGCatctgcagctctgccactaccgccgccaccggtgtTTCTGTTCGACACTGTGTCCGCCATAGGTGCGccggcatcaccgccaccagctgcagcggcaccgctccccccacctccgtTGGATGCCCCGCCGTCTCGTACGGGTGCcgttgcagcggcagctcccTCGCTGCCCCGACGAGGCGGCAAAGTGCTGAGCACGTCGTCGGATGACGACGCTGAGGGGTGAACCCCGCACAGCGACGGCGGGCCTCAGAGCTGCCGGTCGCGTTTTGGACTTCTTttaagtgtgtgtgtgtgtgtggcgctgcgtgcgctcTAGCGAAGACCGCCACCTCTTTACAAGGGTCCGCCCCGTCCCACCCCCAGACAATCCCCCACGTGTGTgtctatgcgtgtgtgtgcgtacatGGCCCATGTCGCACACCAACTCCCTCCCTTGTCCTTTCCCCCATTCCCTGCtgttccctcttctcctctcctaACCGCATCTCTGCTGCAACCACcgcaacacccacacccacacccacacccacacccacacccacacccacccacacacccacacacacacacacacacacgcatagacATCGAGCGTTTCTCTGACGCTGCCCAACATGGTGTGGAGTGTGTGCGGTAAGGTGGGCGTCCTCACCGGCGCTTCCTGCGCCCTCGGTCATGAGATCATGGAGCGACTGGCCAGTCAGCATCGTATGAAGCTGGCGTGCGTTTCTCGCAGGCCGTTTGCTGCACCACTGCCTGCAGGGTGCGCGGCTTTTGTGGCTGATGTGAGTCGCGGCGACGACTGCGATGCCCTCATGAAGGCGGTTCAGTGTGAGCTGGGCGCGATGTCGCTGCTCATCAACTGCGCCGGCGTTACGCTCAGCAAGTTGCACCTAACCTGCACGGATAAGGACTACGCGGCTGTGATGGACACAAACCTGAGGGGCGCGCTGCAAGTGacgcgcgcagcgctgcgtcaTGGTGGGTTGCTCAAACTGCAAGACggggctgtgctgcacaTAGGCTCTCTGGCGGGTCTGGTGGGCAACGAGGGGCAGGTGCTGTACAGCGCCTCCAAGGCCGCCCTCAGCGGGGCAGTCAAGTCGTGGGCCCTTGAGTACGGCCCGCGCAACATCCGCTTCAACGTAGTCGCACCGGGCCTCATCGATGGTGAAGGCATGGCCACGTCCCTGAACGAAGCAcagaagcagcgctggcgcgaCAACTGCCCGCTCAAGCGGCTCGCCACCGCTTCAGAGGTGGCCGACATGGCTGTGGCCGTGGCGCTGTGCCCCTATATGAATGGACAGACCATCGCCGTCGATGGCGGCACATCGTGACGTGTGGCAGATGACGCGCTCACACGTCTGTCCCTGTGCGGGTCCTTCCCAGGCCTACGTAGGCTCTCCCCCATCGCTGGCATGCATGCACAGACAGagctggggggggggagcccGATGCTCTCGTCTGTTTTTCCTTTAGtagtggaagagaagggagcgGAGGTGAGTgagaccaccgccgcagcttcTGATGCCGGGTGAggagcgcagctgcagctacAGTTACCACGGCggaagctgctgcttctcaagctctctctctctcaagaCTAGTGGTGGCGCCTACGGGCCTCTTCTGCCCCCAAGCACCGCCTGCCGTACTGCAGACTGCTGTCCTatccccgtctctctctctctctctctacacggCTGCCTTGTACATCGGCTGggttctccccctttcccctgcaCCACCCTGGTCATTCAAACGCTGAGGCACACGTGAAAGGAGCACCGGTCACTACAatcgcttctcttcctctctctctctctctcatgcaGGCGCTTCCTCAAGTGCTGGAGGATCGGCGACATCGGCTGCAGACACACGAGGACACCGTCGTGCAGGATGCCGCGCGGCAGATGGGCGTCACAGTAGAGCAGCTCTATGCCTGCTCGGCTGATATTCGCCAATGCAGCGATGTCATTGAGGGATCTGTGCTGGTGCTCGGCGTACAGACCACGCACATGCTTCTCACTCGGCTCAACGGCTCCCTCAAGTTTATTGAAGCCGTGGTGGACGCCTGGCGCACCACGGCTGCGGTGCATCAGGAGCACTGCGCACAGTACCGCCAACTCATAGCGTCCATGGACCAGGCGTACATGGGCATGAAGGAGCGACGCATGGccgcggagaaggagctgcgggAGCTGCGCACGGAGCGGGACCGCAGGGAGCAGGCCTACGACGCGGCAGTAGTGTACGTGCAGCGGGTCTTGGCAGAGCACACGCAGTGGCAGGAGGCGCATGGCCACAACACGCAACGCTGGCCCATTATGGAAACCTGCGAGGAGGCCCTCACTGTGCTGCACGCAGCGCGAGTGGGGTCGTCTGCCGGCAATGCGGACCGACGCAACCGCAAGGACGACGAGATCGGACGTGAGGAaccgctgctgtctctcAAGGACGACGTCAGCGGTAGTGCGGGTGAGGTGTCCCGCTCCTGCAACGCTAGTCTTgtgtcaccgtcgccgccactacGCGAGTGGGCGCCGGTTATCGCGTCGTCCGCGGCCGACTCgagcgaggagagcggcgatgTGGTGCGGCGTTGGTGCTC
This portion of the Leishmania panamensis strain MHOM/PA/94/PSC-1 chromosome 27 sequence genome encodes:
- a CDS encoding hypothetical protein (TriTrypDB/GeneDB-style sysID: LpmP.27.2460); protein product: MASEASMSVDGEEAVPLPERFQQLRHRLHGHWGTSAEADLLEAMQELHTCLVARSAQTHRRVEELSQRATAAQVSLANALNSLKLLSQQQFVQHRIATEDLQLRQRAAAESDSEEADDGSSDGTASANQDLAPGLPAYATREAAVRRRMHTYVKKCMESLAEEGVRVPFCPYDVAELAAESPYSHRRLCGLIGTPAFLYDVDIGCRRGEDGLNGAGVKQHQSPPSQPVCPPAAAPPAAVIGLPSAPAKPLSLPSAAATTFVTSPHATAASASAAPTAKAVPAKDAAVSKKERRRALFSSSSSSASSSASPSAAPAPSPPPLGKRRAAVPARPLKSAPVKKGVRNLFGSSSSTVSSSSIVSGRAEAADRPVDSPTSSYLSSGDDSRPPPAAVYKSSNSSTPPRAASTSLHSSRVSSASSAALTSPPSKLTPTLSAAATPALSSVPPPPSSLAAAPEAFALPLPPPPPPAAATASAALPLPPPPVFLFDTVSAIGAPASPPPAAAAPLPPPPLDAPPSRTGAVAAAAPSLPRRGGKVLSTSSDDDAEG
- a CDS encoding hypothetical protein (TriTrypDB/GeneDB-style sysID: LpmP.27.2450); its protein translation is MMRARACVFPRHLCLLLLHLSFSRRSRRDKATYRRASHSAPISSLAPTLCTNMGTCKIDIKRVKDVSEATALVLDWFERHNKPATPQSLTDALGSRVAKPLLQRILEQLHTEEKLHVKDMKKIRFYYLRVLPLLHPDGATTIQQHGEPEDEAAIAIGEGDMASAPEVGAGTEVCEGLPADARAALLRAVGISAVQLSERSRRLARWCEWPSSTERAAKCTDLARVVCELRDGLERLQSRHAEESAEAHSNGSWAWCAHRAVCRYRRARRHWVQRKDWAMRLLEATAGDAHTPVEAAALLGCTTDEDAGVSFEDTAVVLPVSLLREPGLSQRW
- the KAR1 gene encoding 3-oxoacyl-ACP reductase, putative (TriTrypDB/GeneDB-style sysID: LpmP.27.2470), whose amino-acid sequence is MVWSVCGKVGVLTGASCALGHEIMERLASQHRMKLACVSRRPFAAPLPAGCAAFVADVSRGDDCDALMKAVQCELGAMSLLINCAGVTLSKLHLTCTDKDYAAVMDTNLRGALQVTRAALRHGGLLKLQDGAVLHIGSLAGLVGNEGQVLYSASKAALSGAVKSWALEYGPRNIRFNVVAPGLIDGEGMATSLNEAQKQRWRDNCPLKRLATASEVADMAVAVALCPYMNGQTIAVDGGTS
- a CDS encoding hypothetical protein (TriTrypDB/GeneDB-style sysID: LpmP.27.2480); the protein is MQALPQVLEDRRHRLQTHEDTVVQDAARQMGVTVEQLYACSADIRQCSDVIEGSVLVLGVQTTHMLLTRLNGSLKFIEAVVDAWRTTAAVHQEHCAQYRQLIASMDQAYMGMKERRMAAEKELRELRTERDRREQAYDAAVVYVQRVLAEHTQWQEAHGHNTQRWPIMETCEEALTVLHAARVGSSAGNADRRNRKDDEIGREEPLLSLKDDVSGSAGEVSRSCNASLVSPSPPLREWAPVIASSAADSSEESGDVVRRWCSTMAGRLAATQPHLHFAYVPPAEEVQLLREVLAMGTGSSSLMRDIQSAHAHLDERCTQVRSVCIRSLNGLYAVRQELRILKTYLQHLLDTHTPFACMTEELLSRVWTYMEGEVARRVAAIAATASTASTTLPSPVGRLRSGSGTVSRLNSYSESYIAIQSSGISAVAGSGGDVAPESLMWPTDV
- a CDS encoding aldo-keto reductase-like protein (TriTrypDB/GeneDB-style sysID: LpmP.27.2440), whose translation is MSANVLAYRPLGGPVSAIAYRIAMRDGYTIPQLGFGTYRMPASEATDAVAFALSCGYRHVDCAKAYGNEAAVGAALAQALRDRRTRREDLFVTSKLWPTDQHPDHVEAACRATLAALRLDYLDLYLIHWPVCLRHTPHWTTDEDRYPRHPDGTPAIDTSVTLLDTWTAMSRLVDCGLVKSIGLANCTTAHVNDLARAAAAAELPHLPVLNQVEHHPGIVDGDLVGCLGFHDMLLAAYCPLGMPTRDTPPGFQSLLDDPVVQSLGEFSGFSPARILLNWSVDRSNVVIVKSTNREHIKSNAKAARFALDDRTRLVLDNYHLLVRNFRVMNPAHFSADGTTPFFAAEDARLQRDIDARRLKTGSTTAPPTPPS